One window of Neptuniibacter halophilus genomic DNA carries:
- a CDS encoding sulfite exporter TauE/SafE family protein, translating to MELAYSFAGLVVGFIVGLTGIGGGALMTPILIVVFGIPPIIAVSTDLLYAAITKCGGMISYARKKLVEWKVVIQLLLGSIPGSLITISYLKGLDGLEQIEHLMNLTLGFSLVLTSVAVFLRNKIRNQAMRWQHSTAASHARRWRPVMTTAMGLVLGCLVTLSSVGAGALGTALLILLYPRMSMPTIVGTDLVHAVVLTSIAGAGHYQMGSVDFDLLIYLLLGSLPGVFVGSHIGTRLSPKVMQPIMGSILLAIGLRFVIAG from the coding sequence ATGGAACTTGCGTACAGTTTTGCAGGCTTAGTTGTTGGCTTTATCGTCGGCCTCACCGGTATTGGTGGTGGTGCGCTGATGACGCCAATCCTGATTGTGGTGTTTGGCATCCCGCCAATTATCGCCGTCAGTACCGACCTGTTGTACGCGGCCATCACCAAATGCGGCGGCATGATCTCTTACGCGCGTAAAAAATTGGTGGAGTGGAAGGTTGTTATTCAACTTCTGCTTGGTAGTATCCCCGGCAGCCTGATCACCATCAGTTACCTGAAAGGACTGGATGGTCTGGAACAGATCGAACATCTGATGAACCTGACCCTGGGCTTCTCCCTGGTCCTGACATCAGTAGCGGTGTTCCTGCGTAATAAAATTCGTAATCAGGCGATGCGCTGGCAGCACAGTACCGCCGCCAGCCATGCCCGACGCTGGCGTCCGGTGATGACCACAGCCATGGGCCTTGTGCTTGGCTGTCTGGTCACCCTCTCCTCGGTGGGAGCCGGTGCACTGGGCACAGCGCTGTTGATTCTGCTCTATCCACGGATGAGCATGCCGACCATTGTCGGCACCGATCTGGTACATGCGGTGGTTCTGACCTCCATCGCCGGTGCCGGACACTACCAGATGGGCAGTGTGGATTTTGACCTGCTGATCTATCTGTTGCTCGGTTCCCTGCCCGGGGTGTTTGTCGGCAGCCATATCGGCACCCGACTGTCACCCAAGGTAATGCAACCGATCATGGGATCCATTTTATTAGCCATCGGCCTGCGGTTTGTAATCGCAGGTTAA
- a CDS encoding nitrite/sulfite reductase, with protein MYQYNEVDQKLVDERVEQFRDQTRRYLAGELSDDDFLALRLMNGLYVQRHAPMLRVAGPYGMYNSTQLRKLAHIARTYDKGYAHFTTRTNLQFNWPALEQVPDILAELASVQMHAIQTSGNCIRNTTTDQFAGVIADEIEDPRPYCEIIRQWSSLHPEFAYLPRKFKIAISAGPTDRAATQVHDIGLHIVKNDAGEVGFEVLVGGGLGRTPVIGKQIRPFLAKQDLLSYLEAIIRVYNLNGRRDNKYKARIKILVQAMGIDKFRELVDAEWEQIRETDLQLPQSEIDRVKAFFTPFDYDQSAAEDTSLAQKLAEDEAFRIWYERNTVEHKQAGYRITYVSLKPYLKPAGDITAEQLDLVADLAEKYSFGEVRATHNQNLVLADVRNADLYAVWQVLANADLARPNIGTLTDMTVCPGGDFCALANAKTLGIADQINQKFEDMDYVHDLGDLKLNMSGCINACSHHHVGHIGILGVDKKGEDWYQITLGGDDGSEAALGKVIGKAVAADEVADTLQKVIEVYVNNRFENERFIDTFRRIGLDPFKEYVYAPAH; from the coding sequence ATGTATCAGTATAACGAAGTCGACCAGAAACTGGTTGATGAGCGCGTTGAACAATTCAGAGACCAGACCCGTCGCTATCTGGCCGGTGAGCTGTCAGATGATGATTTTCTGGCCCTGCGTCTGATGAACGGTCTTTACGTCCAGCGTCATGCACCGATGCTGCGCGTTGCAGGCCCATACGGCATGTACAACTCTACCCAGCTGCGCAAACTGGCTCATATCGCCCGCACTTATGACAAGGGTTATGCGCACTTTACTACCCGTACCAATCTGCAGTTTAACTGGCCTGCGCTGGAGCAGGTGCCGGATATTCTGGCAGAGCTGGCCAGTGTGCAGATGCACGCAATCCAGACCTCCGGTAACTGTATCCGTAACACCACTACCGATCAGTTCGCGGGTGTGATTGCAGACGAAATTGAAGATCCACGTCCTTACTGCGAAATTATCCGCCAGTGGTCTTCCCTGCACCCTGAATTTGCTTACCTGCCACGTAAGTTCAAGATCGCGATCTCTGCCGGTCCGACTGACCGTGCCGCGACACAGGTTCACGACATCGGCCTGCACATCGTTAAGAACGATGCCGGTGAAGTCGGTTTTGAAGTACTGGTCGGTGGCGGTCTGGGCCGTACCCCGGTCATTGGCAAGCAGATCCGTCCGTTCCTGGCTAAACAGGACCTGCTTTCCTACCTGGAAGCGATTATCCGCGTTTACAACCTGAACGGCCGACGCGACAACAAATACAAAGCCCGTATCAAGATTCTGGTACAGGCGATGGGTATTGATAAGTTCCGTGAACTGGTGGATGCCGAGTGGGAACAGATCCGTGAAACCGATCTGCAACTGCCGCAGAGCGAAATAGATCGCGTGAAGGCTTTCTTCACCCCGTTCGACTACGACCAGAGTGCCGCAGAGGATACCAGCCTGGCGCAGAAACTGGCGGAAGATGAAGCGTTCCGTATCTGGTATGAGCGCAACACCGTTGAGCACAAACAGGCCGGTTACCGCATCACCTATGTCAGCCTGAAGCCTTACCTGAAACCTGCCGGTGATATCACCGCAGAACAGTTGGATCTGGTTGCGGATCTGGCTGAGAAATACAGCTTCGGTGAAGTCCGCGCGACTCACAACCAGAATCTGGTACTTGCCGATGTTCGCAACGCAGATCTCTATGCCGTCTGGCAGGTACTGGCGAACGCTGATCTGGCCCGCCCGAACATCGGTACCCTGACCGATATGACCGTTTGCCCGGGTGGCGATTTCTGTGCTCTGGCGAATGCCAAGACGCTGGGTATCGCCGATCAGATCAACCAGAAGTTTGAAGATATGGACTACGTCCATGATCTGGGCGATCTGAAACTGAACATGTCTGGCTGTATCAACGCCTGCTCCCACCACCATGTGGGCCACATCGGTATTCTGGGTGTGGATAAGAAAGGTGAAGACTGGTACCAGATCACCCTGGGTGGTGACGACGGTTCCGAAGCCGCGCTGGGTAAAGTAATCGGTAAAGCTGTCGCTGCCGATGAAGTTGCAGATACCCTGCAGAAAGTAATTGAAGTGTATGTGAACAACCGTTTTGAAAACGAGCGATTCATCGACACCTTCCGCCGTATTGGTCTGGATCCATTCAAGGAGTACGTATATGCCCCTGCTCATTAA
- a CDS encoding DUF934 domain-containing protein: protein MPLLINREVVSDNWTLVDEETLQQSGDIIVPLALYLENQAELNSREGQTGLLVNGDDDLNTVLEMAEQFPLIAVDFPAFRDGRGFSIARLLVRAGYQGELRATGDIGRDRLAYMERCGFTAIQIADEVYRPEMLSAFTEVSNYYQSAADQVRAVYHQ, encoded by the coding sequence ATGCCCCTGCTCATTAATCGTGAAGTTGTCAGCGACAACTGGACACTGGTTGACGAAGAAACCCTGCAGCAGAGCGGCGACATTATCGTACCGCTGGCCCTGTATCTGGAAAATCAGGCCGAACTGAACAGCCGTGAAGGCCAGACCGGCCTGCTGGTGAACGGTGATGATGACCTCAATACCGTACTGGAGATGGCTGAGCAGTTCCCGCTGATCGCTGTCGATTTCCCGGCATTCCGTGATGGTCGTGGTTTCAGCATCGCCCGCCTGCTGGTACGTGCAGGCTATCAGGGCGAACTGCGTGCTACCGGTGATATCGGCCGCGACCGTCTGGCTTATATGGAACGTTGCGGATTCACCGCAATCCAGATTGCCGACGAAGTTTATCGCCCGGAGATGCTGAGCGCCTTCACAGAAGTCAGCAACTACTATCAGAGCGCTGCCGATCAGGTTCGCGCGGTATACCACCAGTAA
- a CDS encoding phosphoadenosine phosphosulfate reductase family protein: MSIDLAAANAELKDKTPQEIIAWALANSEKPLVTTNFRPYEAVILHMAVQVNPDIKVLWVDSGYNTSATYRFAEKVIQDLNLNVDTYIPQMTSARRNVLMKGIPEVDEPLHEEFTRQVKLEPFQRALAELKPDLWLNAIRKDQTEFRQNMEIVSSSKDGIIKVAPLYNWTEQDLENYLAEHNLPNEHDYFDPTKAIENRECGLHTQL; the protein is encoded by the coding sequence ATGAGTATCGATCTGGCAGCAGCAAACGCTGAACTGAAAGACAAAACGCCACAGGAGATTATCGCCTGGGCTCTGGCTAACTCCGAAAAGCCACTGGTGACCACAAACTTCCGTCCTTATGAAGCGGTCATCCTGCATATGGCCGTTCAGGTTAACCCGGACATCAAAGTGCTGTGGGTAGACTCCGGTTATAACACCTCAGCTACCTACCGCTTTGCCGAGAAAGTCATTCAGGATCTGAACCTGAATGTGGACACTTATATTCCGCAGATGACCTCGGCGCGCCGGAATGTGCTGATGAAAGGTATCCCGGAAGTGGACGAGCCGCTGCACGAAGAGTTTACCCGTCAGGTTAAACTGGAACCGTTCCAGCGTGCTCTGGCTGAGCTGAAACCTGATCTGTGGCTGAATGCGATCCGTAAAGATCAGACAGAGTTCCGTCAGAACATGGAGATCGTCAGCAGCAGCAAAGACGGCATCATCAAGGTTGCTCCTCTGTATAACTGGACCGAACAGGATCTGGAAAACTATCTGGCGGAGCATAACCTGCCAAACGAACACGACTACTTCGATCCGACGAAAGCGATCGAAAACCGTGAGTGCGGTCTGCATACCCAACTGTAA
- the cysG gene encoding siroheme synthase CysG, with product MDYLPLFFKLTEQDVLLVGGGNVALRKARLLCRSGARVTVVSHRICDELQQMLDEHQGSAIIGEYHSALLEGKMLVIAATDDTPLNERVHYDAVKRHIPVNVVDSPKLCTFVFPAIVDRSPVVIGVSSGGSAPVLARLLRARLETWIPKSYGKLASIANQFRDQVKQTFSSVNQRRAFWENVLQGQIAEKVFAGRSEEAVQLISEKLTGEDPQKQVGEVYLIGGGPGDPELLTFKALRLMQQADVVLYDALVSEAVLDLCRRDADLIFVGKKRDNHALPQEGINNLLVEHAKAGRRVVRLKGGDPFIFGRGGEELQTLKQHNIPFQVVPGITAASACSTYAGIPLTHRNYAQSVKFVTGQLKNRTTDLNFAELVHPNQTLVFYMGLHTLPQLSASMIEHGKPADTPAAIVSRGTSADQKVLTGTLATLPALQEQAQLPAPALIIVGEVVELHENLSWFGEEVLAQNLTPVKAES from the coding sequence GTGGACTATCTACCTTTGTTTTTTAAGCTCACTGAACAGGATGTATTGCTGGTCGGTGGCGGTAACGTAGCGCTCCGCAAAGCACGTCTGCTATGTCGTTCCGGTGCGCGGGTGACCGTCGTCTCCCACCGGATCTGCGATGAACTGCAGCAGATGCTGGATGAGCATCAGGGCAGCGCCATTATCGGCGAATATCACAGCGCCTTGCTGGAAGGAAAAATGCTGGTCATCGCCGCCACGGATGACACCCCCCTGAATGAGCGGGTCCATTATGATGCAGTCAAACGCCATATCCCGGTAAATGTGGTCGACAGCCCAAAACTCTGCACCTTTGTGTTCCCGGCTATCGTTGATCGCTCTCCGGTGGTTATCGGCGTGTCTTCCGGCGGCAGTGCTCCGGTACTGGCCCGGTTACTGCGGGCACGGCTGGAAACCTGGATTCCCAAGTCCTACGGCAAACTGGCCAGTATCGCCAACCAGTTCCGCGATCAGGTTAAACAGACCTTCAGCAGCGTTAACCAGCGCCGCGCTTTCTGGGAAAACGTGCTGCAGGGACAGATTGCCGAGAAGGTGTTTGCCGGGCGCAGTGAAGAGGCCGTGCAACTGATCAGCGAAAAGCTGACCGGAGAAGACCCGCAGAAGCAGGTTGGCGAAGTCTATCTGATTGGCGGCGGCCCGGGCGACCCTGAACTACTGACCTTCAAAGCGCTGCGTCTGATGCAGCAGGCCGATGTGGTGCTCTACGATGCACTGGTCTCGGAAGCGGTGCTCGACCTTTGTCGTCGGGATGCCGATCTGATCTTTGTCGGTAAAAAGCGGGATAATCATGCGCTGCCTCAGGAGGGAATCAACAACCTGCTGGTTGAACATGCCAAAGCCGGTCGCCGGGTTGTCCGCCTGAAGGGGGGTGATCCGTTTATATTTGGCCGTGGCGGAGAAGAGTTACAAACCCTGAAACAGCACAATATCCCGTTTCAGGTGGTGCCGGGTATCACCGCAGCGAGCGCCTGCTCCACTTATGCGGGCATCCCCCTGACCCACCGCAATTACGCTCAGTCAGTAAAATTTGTTACCGGCCAACTGAAAAACCGTACCACCGACCTCAACTTTGCCGAGCTGGTACACCCAAACCAGACGCTGGTGTTTTATATGGGGTTGCACACCCTGCCACAACTCAGCGCCAGCATGATCGAGCATGGTAAACCTGCCGATACCCCGGCCGCGATCGTTTCCAGAGGCACCTCTGCCGACCAGAAGGTACTGACCGGTACCCTGGCGACCCTGCCCGCGCTGCAGGAGCAGGCCCAACTGCCGGCACCGGCACTGATCATTGTCGGGGAGGTAGTTGAACTGCACGAAAACCTGAGCTGGTTTGGTGAGGAGGTACTGGCCCAGAACCTGACTCCGGTGAAAGCCGAATCCTGA
- a CDS encoding diguanylate cyclase: MKRLLSLLITLSVIGVGLILSVTLLLVADLELEKRLEQQVDHVHQQIHERFKLFDELIADDERALHKHARRSLSQLEEEVFSTPFDPDQWNAERLDNLSRRLGVDAIYIIDRSTRVVATNFQPDLNFQLGTISDPFNAYLNKLYGTGRIEVDRINVSSKTGILQIYAYYAPLGSDYILEVSYDVRKYLSRTHSPRYVEFMFGDFFTELSHSTPLLEKINIYLVNNYAAYPFLNDTPAIQKALLPEPPLTGFVQIEENERINYYSRADLQRSNLHSADYLTIHSQFNLSPVDQFMQKFLGISSLITLILLGLAFLLVSFLFDRWILQRIFRIISTLERSADGDYSVVIRDEQQDELRLISEHINSMNRRISRRDVELQEAHHHLEQRVTERTADLEQEIDARRQAEAQLLELASTDPLTRVMNRRAFEDQAVLEIERALRYGREFSLILLDIDHFKQINDQYGHHFGDRVLVSIARLLESCLRNIDSLCRHGGEEFVLLLPETNTHAAMELAERLRSEIEAFKINENGETVHLTASFGVTTWRRSEVDIQPAVKRADRAMYQAKEEGRNRVQLAQRITQHSVTY, translated from the coding sequence GTGAAACGTCTTTTAAGTCTGCTGATCACGCTATCTGTGATCGGCGTTGGTCTGATCCTCAGTGTCACCCTGCTTCTGGTCGCCGATCTGGAGCTGGAAAAACGACTTGAGCAACAGGTTGACCATGTACACCAACAGATACACGAACGCTTTAAGCTGTTCGATGAACTAATCGCCGATGATGAACGGGCGCTGCACAAACATGCCCGCAGATCACTGAGTCAGTTGGAAGAGGAGGTTTTCTCCACACCTTTCGATCCGGACCAGTGGAATGCCGAACGGCTTGATAACCTCTCTCGCCGGCTGGGTGTTGATGCCATCTACATTATCGATCGCTCAACCCGGGTGGTCGCGACTAATTTCCAGCCCGATCTGAATTTTCAGCTGGGTACCATTTCCGATCCCTTTAACGCTTATCTGAATAAACTCTACGGCACTGGCCGGATCGAAGTAGACCGGATTAATGTCTCTTCAAAAACCGGAATCCTGCAGATTTACGCCTACTACGCCCCGCTGGGATCGGATTACATTCTTGAGGTCTCCTACGATGTCAGGAAGTACCTCAGCCGCACTCACTCTCCGCGCTATGTCGAGTTTATGTTCGGAGATTTTTTCACCGAACTGAGTCACAGCACGCCACTGCTGGAGAAGATCAACATCTATCTGGTCAATAACTATGCGGCCTACCCGTTCCTGAACGATACACCGGCCATTCAGAAAGCCCTGCTGCCTGAACCTCCGCTCACCGGTTTTGTGCAGATTGAGGAGAATGAACGGATCAATTACTACAGCCGGGCGGACCTGCAACGCTCGAACCTGCATAGTGCGGATTACCTGACCATTCACAGCCAGTTTAACCTGTCACCGGTGGATCAGTTTATGCAGAAATTTCTTGGCATCAGTTCGCTGATAACCCTGATTCTGCTCGGCCTCGCCTTCCTGCTTGTTTCCTTCCTGTTTGACCGCTGGATACTGCAGCGCATCTTCCGCATTATCTCCACCCTTGAGCGCAGCGCCGACGGTGACTACAGCGTTGTTATCCGGGACGAACAGCAGGATGAACTGAGACTCATATCAGAACATATCAACAGCATGAACCGGCGCATATCCCGACGTGATGTAGAACTGCAGGAAGCACACCATCATCTGGAGCAGCGGGTAACCGAACGTACAGCCGATCTTGAACAGGAGATCGATGCCCGCAGACAGGCGGAAGCCCAGTTACTGGAACTGGCCAGCACCGATCCCCTGACCCGGGTCATGAACCGACGGGCTTTTGAAGATCAGGCGGTACTGGAAATTGAACGCGCCCTTCGTTACGGCCGGGAGTTCTCTCTGATTCTGCTCGACATTGACCATTTCAAGCAGATCAACGATCAGTACGGCCACCATTTTGGCGATCGGGTACTGGTAAGCATCGCCCGCCTGCTGGAAAGCTGCCTGCGCAATATCGACAGTCTCTGCCGTCATGGTGGTGAAGAGTTTGTCCTGTTACTACCGGAAACCAATACCCATGCGGCCATGGAGCTGGCCGAGCGCTTACGCAGCGAAATTGAAGCCTTCAAAATCAATGAGAATGGTGAAACGGTTCATCTCACCGCCAGCTTTGGGGTAACGACCTGGCGGCGCAGCGAAGTAGATATTCAGCCCGCCGTGAAACGTGCGGACCGGGCCATGTATCAGGCCAAAGAGGAGGGGCGTAACCGGGTTCAACTGGCACAGAGAATCACCCAGCACTCCGTAACGTACTGA
- a CDS encoding PCP reductase family protein, translated as MADKLEWEPAAQARVDAAPFFVRKLIRHKVEKAARQQGLSLITEALLDQVKQKQMDKPDN; from the coding sequence ATGGCAGATAAACTGGAATGGGAACCGGCCGCGCAGGCGCGGGTGGATGCGGCTCCTTTTTTTGTGCGTAAACTGATTCGCCACAAGGTGGAAAAAGCAGCCCGTCAGCAGGGACTTAGCCTGATTACTGAAGCACTGCTGGATCAGGTCAAGCAGAAACAGATGGATAAGCCTGACAACTAA
- a CDS encoding TetR/AcrR family transcriptional regulator: MVNVAKYDREAVIRQAMLLFWEKGFYATSTRDLQQTINLRPGSFYAAFGSKESLFREALRCYAGESRSFLRQKVAEHDSVVEGLKAFIRGVVLERREQAPSDLCMLVKTVAELNAEQQELLEEGRALLAATEEEIARLLHQAQANNEISAALDAEQLASEVMVQMMGLRSYLRSSQNSTAVAGLIDQLFAAWQA; the protein is encoded by the coding sequence ATGGTTAATGTGGCTAAGTACGATCGTGAGGCGGTGATTCGTCAGGCGATGCTGTTGTTCTGGGAGAAGGGCTTCTATGCCACTTCAACCCGTGACCTGCAGCAAACCATTAATCTGCGCCCGGGCAGTTTCTATGCCGCGTTTGGCAGCAAGGAATCCCTGTTTCGTGAGGCGTTGCGCTGCTATGCGGGTGAGTCGCGCAGTTTTTTGCGACAGAAAGTGGCGGAGCATGATTCCGTGGTGGAAGGGCTGAAGGCGTTTATCCGCGGTGTTGTACTGGAACGGCGCGAGCAGGCGCCTAGCGATCTTTGTATGCTGGTGAAAACGGTTGCTGAGCTGAATGCAGAACAGCAGGAGCTGCTGGAAGAGGGGCGCGCACTGCTGGCCGCTACCGAGGAGGAAATTGCCCGTTTACTGCATCAGGCTCAGGCGAATAATGAGATCAGTGCCGCTCTGGATGCAGAACAACTGGCCAGTGAAGTGATGGTGCAGATGATGGGGCTGAGAAGTTATCTGCGCAGCAGCCAGAACAGTACCGCTGTGGCGGGGCTGATTGATCAGTTGTTTGCCGCATGGCAGGCATAA
- a CDS encoding carboxymuconolactone decarboxylase family protein, producing MNNLKVHTYDSAPEASRPLLDNSIKGFGLIPGLHGIMAESPELLESYQILHQKFQQTSFSKEELTVVWQTINVEHECHYCVPAHAAIAKAMQVDESLTAALRNREPMPNAKLQALHDMTLSVVRGRGNVPAAEVEAFYAAGYGPKQLLEIILGLSQKVISNYVNHLADTPLDDRFKPFL from the coding sequence ATGAACAACCTGAAAGTACATACTTACGACAGCGCACCGGAAGCCAGCCGCCCGCTGCTGGATAACTCAATCAAGGGATTTGGTCTGATTCCGGGACTGCATGGCATCATGGCAGAATCACCCGAACTGCTGGAGTCCTATCAGATTCTGCATCAGAAGTTTCAGCAGACCTCCTTCAGCAAAGAGGAGCTGACCGTCGTCTGGCAGACCATCAACGTTGAACACGAATGTCACTATTGCGTTCCGGCACACGCTGCCATCGCCAAAGCAATGCAGGTCGATGAATCACTCACCGCTGCCCTGCGTAACCGCGAACCAATGCCGAATGCAAAACTGCAGGCACTGCATGATATGACCCTGTCGGTAGTTCGTGGCCGGGGTAATGTACCTGCCGCTGAAGTAGAGGCTTTCTATGCCGCAGGCTATGGCCCTAAGCAGCTACTGGAGATCATTCTGGGTCTGTCACAGAAAGTGATCAGTAACTACGTTAATCATCTCGCCGACACCCCGCTGGATGACCGCTTCAAACCGTTCCTCTGA
- a CDS encoding DEAD/DEAH box helicase — MTTFASLDLCPELQTTLQQLGYEKPTPIQAKAIPLVLQGRDLLAEAQTGTGKTASFSLPLIEQLQRSPNTQEPRPVRVLVLAPTRELTQQVAEMMQRYGRALGMRAIAVFGGVRLENQCRKLERGVDILVATPGRLLELLDKKYLHLDQLQHLVLDEADRMLDLGFSDALQRIMRYVPEQRQTLLFSATADEAIEALAGNYLKRPEKVRVAARNSASRQVEQYAYQVDNGDKADILSYMIREGKLGQTLVFARTKKRVDSLVQYLRREKINAGAMHGDLSQRERSEALQAFINGQLQILVATDVAARGLDIDALPQVINYDLPNQPEAYVHRIGRTGRAGESGRAYSLVSADERDFLRRIEALTRQRLTLTSVPLIENGHWHEAQPAVVQKPKRAPKPDPKATRKPKPEGYQADRTQRAVRPSLFKK; from the coding sequence ATGACCACATTTGCCTCCTTAGATCTTTGCCCTGAACTACAAACCACCCTGCAGCAGCTGGGTTATGAAAAGCCAACGCCGATACAGGCCAAAGCGATTCCTCTGGTACTGCAGGGCCGGGATCTGTTGGCTGAAGCACAGACCGGAACCGGTAAAACCGCCAGTTTCTCTTTGCCTCTGATTGAGCAGTTGCAACGTTCACCTAATACTCAGGAGCCGCGACCGGTCCGGGTGCTGGTGCTGGCCCCGACCCGGGAACTGACCCAGCAGGTGGCGGAGATGATGCAGCGTTATGGCCGGGCTTTAGGCATGCGGGCGATTGCTGTGTTTGGTGGGGTGCGGCTGGAAAATCAGTGCCGTAAGCTGGAACGGGGTGTGGATATTCTGGTGGCGACGCCCGGGCGTCTTCTGGAACTGCTTGATAAAAAATACCTCCATCTGGATCAGTTGCAGCATCTGGTTCTGGATGAGGCGGACCGGATGCTCGATCTGGGTTTCTCAGACGCTCTGCAACGCATTATGCGCTATGTGCCTGAACAGCGTCAGACTCTGCTGTTTTCTGCGACGGCTGATGAAGCGATTGAAGCATTGGCCGGCAATTACCTGAAGCGGCCGGAGAAGGTGCGCGTCGCGGCGCGGAACTCCGCGTCACGTCAGGTCGAACAATATGCCTATCAGGTGGATAACGGCGACAAGGCCGACATACTCAGTTACATGATCCGTGAGGGTAAGCTGGGACAGACACTGGTGTTTGCCCGCACAAAAAAACGGGTGGACAGCCTGGTTCAGTATCTGCGCCGGGAAAAGATCAATGCCGGTGCGATGCATGGTGATCTGAGCCAGCGTGAGCGTAGCGAAGCGTTGCAGGCGTTTATTAATGGCCAGTTACAGATTCTGGTAGCGACCGATGTGGCTGCACGAGGGTTGGATATCGATGCCCTGCCTCAGGTGATTAACTATGATCTGCCGAACCAGCCAGAGGCTTATGTTCACCGGATTGGTCGTACCGGCCGGGCCGGTGAAAGCGGACGTGCCTACTCGCTGGTTTCTGCGGATGAACGTGACTTTCTGCGCAGGATCGAGGCACTGACCCGGCAGAGATTAACGCTGACGTCGGTTCCCCTGATCGAAAATGGTCACTGGCACGAAGCCCAGCCAGCGGTGGTGCAAAAGCCCAAACGTGCCCCCAAACCTGATCCGAAAGCGACGCGTAAGCCTAAGCCAGAGGGGTATCAGGCTGACCGTACACAGCGGGCAGTGCGGCCCTCTTTATTCAAAAAATAG